In Schaalia sp. JY-X169, the following are encoded in one genomic region:
- a CDS encoding nucleotide exchange factor GrpE encodes MTEENTVDPGSEDPTQHIAENTSADEGGEDTDFTAFEENFGDGSDLVKLQKDLDEARDELSRSRAETYNVRQEYGNYVRRSKEEAANRQAAAREDVVEELLPVLDDIEAARTAGELADGPFAAIADKFEEILGGRFGLVQFGAPGDVFDPTLHDALMAQANPDVEEAVIATVLQPGFKVGERVLRPTKVIVDNPA; translated from the coding sequence ATGACTGAAGAAAACACTGTTGATCCGGGTTCGGAAGACCCCACTCAACATATTGCGGAAAACACATCTGCCGACGAGGGCGGAGAAGACACAGACTTCACCGCATTTGAAGAGAATTTTGGCGACGGCAGCGACCTGGTGAAACTCCAGAAGGATCTTGACGAAGCACGCGATGAGCTCAGCAGAAGCAGGGCAGAGACTTACAACGTACGCCAGGAGTACGGTAACTATGTGCGCCGCTCCAAAGAAGAGGCTGCTAACCGCCAGGCCGCAGCCCGGGAGGACGTTGTGGAGGAACTACTGCCAGTCCTCGACGATATCGAGGCTGCACGTACAGCCGGGGAGCTGGCAGACGGACCGTTCGCGGCAATTGCGGACAAGTTCGAAGAGATCCTCGGTGGACGCTTCGGCCTCGTCCAGTTTGGGGCACCCGGAGACGTCTTCGACCCGACGTTGCACGACGCGCTTATGGCGCAGGCTAACCCCGATGTCGAAGAGGCTGTCATCGCGACCGTTCTGCAACCCGGATTCAAGGTCGGCGAACGGGTTCTTCGCCCAACCAAGGTAATCGTTGACAACCCTGCTTAG
- the dnaK gene encoding molecular chaperone DnaK — protein sequence MGRAVGIDLGTTNSALAVLEGGEPTIIVNAEGARTTPSVVAFSKSGEVLVGEIAKRQAVTNVDRTISSVKRHMGTNWSQSIDDKNYTAQEISARILSKLKHDAESYLGEPVTDAVITVPAYFNDAERQATKDAGQISGLNVLRIINEPTAAALAYGLDKGKEEELILVFDLGGGTFDVSLLEVAKDDDGFSTIQVRATAGDNRLGGDDWDQRIVDWLIQQVKSKTGVDLGKDPVALQRLKEASEQAKRELSTATTTTISMQYLSMSESGPIHLDEKLTRAKFEDMTKDLLDRTEKPFKDVIKEAGVSVSEIDHVVLVGGSTRMPAVNDLVVKLTGGKEPTRTVNPDEVVAIGAALQAGVMQGDRSDVLLIDVTPLSLGIETKGGVMTRLIERNTAIPTRATEVFSTAEDGQSSVLIQVFQGERDFTRDNKPLGTFELTGIAPAPRGVPQIEVSFDIDANGIVHVSAKDRGTNKEQSMTITGGSALPKDDIERMVKEAEEHAEEDKKRREDLETRNLAEQTAYSIEKLLKENEDKVSEDTRKTVQEAIDEVKSALEGDDTDAVKKAFDHLNEVGMKIGEEVYQAAASEAAEEELPSQEDVNAEEEVIDAEIVEDEDDK from the coding sequence ATGGGTCGAGCAGTAGGTATTGACTTGGGAACCACCAACTCCGCACTCGCGGTGCTAGAGGGTGGCGAACCGACGATCATCGTGAACGCTGAGGGCGCACGTACCACCCCTTCGGTGGTGGCATTCTCCAAGAGCGGCGAAGTTCTTGTGGGTGAAATTGCGAAGCGTCAGGCAGTAACCAACGTTGATCGCACAATTTCTTCAGTGAAGCGCCATATGGGAACGAACTGGTCCCAGAGCATTGACGATAAGAACTACACGGCGCAAGAGATTTCGGCGCGTATCTTGTCGAAGCTGAAGCACGATGCAGAATCGTACCTGGGTGAGCCCGTCACCGACGCGGTGATCACGGTCCCCGCGTACTTCAACGATGCTGAGCGTCAGGCAACCAAGGACGCGGGGCAGATTTCAGGTTTGAACGTTCTGCGCATTATCAACGAGCCGACAGCGGCAGCACTTGCCTACGGTCTGGATAAAGGAAAAGAAGAAGAACTGATTCTGGTCTTCGACCTCGGCGGCGGTACCTTCGACGTATCACTGCTGGAAGTTGCCAAGGATGATGATGGCTTCTCCACCATTCAGGTTCGCGCTACAGCAGGCGACAACCGGCTGGGTGGCGACGACTGGGATCAGCGCATCGTTGACTGGTTGATCCAGCAGGTCAAGTCCAAGACCGGTGTTGACCTGGGTAAGGATCCGGTCGCACTGCAGCGTTTGAAGGAAGCGTCAGAGCAGGCGAAGCGTGAGCTTTCAACCGCGACGACCACCACCATCTCGATGCAGTACCTGTCGATGAGCGAGTCAGGCCCAATCCACTTGGATGAGAAGCTAACGCGCGCAAAGTTTGAAGACATGACGAAGGACCTCTTGGATCGCACCGAGAAGCCGTTCAAGGACGTCATCAAGGAGGCCGGAGTTTCGGTTTCTGAGATTGACCACGTGGTGCTGGTTGGTGGCTCAACCCGTATGCCGGCCGTGAACGACCTCGTCGTCAAGTTGACCGGTGGTAAGGAGCCGACTCGTACAGTGAACCCAGATGAGGTTGTTGCTATCGGCGCAGCCCTTCAGGCCGGTGTCATGCAGGGCGACCGCTCTGACGTGCTGCTGATCGACGTGACACCGCTTTCCCTCGGCATTGAGACCAAGGGTGGCGTAATGACCCGACTGATCGAGCGCAACACGGCGATCCCAACCCGTGCAACCGAGGTGTTCTCGACTGCTGAAGATGGCCAGTCTTCCGTCCTCATCCAGGTATTCCAGGGTGAACGTGACTTCACCAGGGATAACAAGCCGCTGGGCACCTTCGAACTGACCGGCATTGCTCCGGCGCCGCGTGGGGTTCCCCAAATTGAGGTCTCCTTCGATATTGACGCCAACGGCATTGTCCACGTTTCCGCCAAGGACCGTGGGACGAACAAGGAACAGTCGATGACAATCACCGGTGGTTCTGCACTTCCCAAGGATGACATTGAGCGCATGGTGAAGGAAGCCGAAGAGCACGCTGAAGAGGATAAGAAGCGTCGCGAGGACCTGGAAACCCGTAACCTTGCTGAGCAGACCGCATACTCTATCGAGAAGCTCCTCAAGGAGAACGAGGACAAGGTTTCTGAAGACACCCGCAAGACGGTTCAGGAAGCCATCGACGAAGTGAAGTCTGCGCTCGAGGGCGACGACACGGATGCTGTGAAGAAGGCATTCGATCACCTCAACGAGGTCGGCATGAAGATTGGTGAAGAGGTTTACCAGGCTGCAGCGTCAGAGGCAGCAGAGGAAGAGCTTCCCAGCCAGGAAGATGTCAACGCTGAGGAAGAAGTCATCGACGCAGAGATCGTTGAAGACGAGGACGACAAGTAG
- a CDS encoding N-acetyltransferase has product MTVDLITDVTPELVEAFEKLIPQLSSSAQPMGKKALKKFVAQPGVFLFTYRAVPTGEAPVPGLDPILGMLTLVTFQIPTGKRAWIEDVVVDNGARGQGAGQALVEAALDQAKVLGCVSVDLTSRPSREAANRLYVRCGFQTRETNIYRYVE; this is encoded by the coding sequence ATGACCGTTGACCTAATCACCGACGTCACCCCGGAACTGGTTGAGGCGTTTGAGAAGCTGATTCCCCAGCTCTCCTCCTCCGCCCAACCCATGGGGAAAAAGGCACTCAAGAAGTTTGTGGCTCAGCCAGGAGTCTTTCTCTTCACGTACAGGGCAGTTCCCACAGGTGAGGCACCTGTCCCAGGCTTGGACCCAATCCTCGGCATGCTCACGCTGGTGACCTTTCAGATCCCAACCGGTAAGCGCGCCTGGATTGAGGACGTGGTCGTCGACAACGGCGCCAGGGGCCAGGGAGCTGGACAGGCCCTGGTTGAAGCCGCCCTCGACCAAGCCAAAGTCCTCGGCTGTGTTTCAGTCGACCTCACCTCACGACCGTCCCGCGAAGCCGCAAACCGTCTCTACGTTCGCTGCGGTTTCCAAACCCGTGAAACCAACATCTACCGCTACGTGGAGTAA
- a CDS encoding M18 family aminopeptidase — MSNVAEPSILTTQTPAVREYAQEYADFLYSSPTSYHCADQAGQMLAEGGFVEVDRREDWPTEPGRYFVVEDGALVAWVQFEGALGFALTATHTDSPALKLKPLPQKTSSDGWGQIMVETYGGPLNNSWLDRTLRLAGAVVDWDGNRRLVCSDAIAFLPQLAPHLGREVNTKGLVLDPQKNMQPVWTIGDDRDLMGLVARMAGFESAEEIAASELFLVPAQPPEIFGVDDQFLMSGRQDNLSSVFAGLHALTSITGSGGEELLDRDAWAGGRIPVLALFDHEEIGSGTPTGARGPLLEEVMRRICLASGIYGDGRDQTRANSVLLSADAAHSVNPGYEDKHGPKERPVMGGGPVLKVDADQSYATSLVGVATWRKACHNANVPSQVFVSHSSMRPGSTVGPLLATRLGIQTVDVGIPILAMHSTRETCHVLDPVYLARAIAAFWVG; from the coding sequence ATGAGTAACGTCGCTGAACCCTCTATCCTCACTACCCAGACCCCCGCCGTCCGCGAGTATGCGCAGGAGTATGCGGACTTCCTCTACTCCAGTCCGACCTCGTACCACTGCGCTGACCAGGCGGGGCAGATGCTCGCCGAGGGCGGCTTCGTGGAGGTCGACCGCCGGGAAGACTGGCCGACAGAACCTGGAAGATACTTCGTTGTGGAAGACGGAGCTCTTGTCGCCTGGGTTCAGTTCGAGGGCGCGCTGGGTTTTGCCCTTACTGCCACACACACCGACTCACCAGCCCTGAAGCTCAAGCCACTGCCACAGAAGACCTCTAGTGACGGCTGGGGGCAGATTATGGTGGAGACCTACGGTGGGCCCCTTAATAACTCCTGGCTTGACCGCACCCTGCGTCTCGCGGGCGCTGTCGTGGACTGGGACGGCAACCGGCGCCTAGTCTGCAGCGACGCAATTGCTTTCTTGCCTCAACTGGCACCCCACCTCGGTAGAGAAGTCAACACCAAGGGGCTCGTCCTCGACCCACAAAAGAACATGCAGCCCGTCTGGACCATCGGGGACGACCGAGACCTCATGGGTCTGGTCGCACGGATGGCAGGTTTCGAGTCCGCTGAAGAGATCGCGGCAAGTGAACTGTTTCTTGTCCCGGCACAGCCACCGGAGATCTTTGGGGTTGACGACCAGTTCCTAATGTCAGGTCGCCAAGACAATCTCTCATCTGTGTTCGCGGGACTCCATGCACTGACCTCCATCACAGGAAGCGGCGGCGAGGAGCTGCTCGATAGGGACGCTTGGGCCGGTGGGCGCATCCCCGTCCTCGCACTCTTTGATCACGAAGAAATCGGGTCGGGTACCCCCACGGGTGCCCGTGGGCCCCTTCTCGAAGAAGTAATGAGGCGTATCTGCCTCGCAAGTGGGATCTACGGCGATGGGCGCGACCAAACGCGGGCCAACTCAGTCCTACTTTCTGCCGACGCAGCCCACAGTGTGAACCCCGGGTACGAGGACAAGCATGGACCCAAAGAGCGTCCCGTCATGGGTGGGGGTCCGGTTCTCAAAGTCGATGCGGATCAGAGCTACGCCACTTCACTCGTGGGCGTGGCAACATGGCGCAAGGCGTGCCACAACGCAAACGTGCCAAGCCAGGTCTTTGTCTCGCATAGCTCAATGAGGCCGGGATCCACGGTGGGACCACTTCTGGCCACACGCCTGGGGATCCAGACTGTCGACGTTGGTATCCCAATTCTCGCGATGCATTCAACGCGGGAAACATGCCACGTCCTCGACCCCGTCTACCTGGCGCGGGCCATCGCGGCATTTTGGGTGGGATGA
- a CDS encoding RNA-binding S4 domain-containing protein produces the protein MRVDVWLWTSRQFKSRSLATSAVRAGHVRVNDAPVKASFKVVPGDVVRIRDHGFDKIVEVVSLPPKRLGAPLAREAYIDHSPPRPRIYGGIPLRDPGSGRPTKKERRQLEELRGEEWSKHSRR, from the coding sequence GTGCGTGTTGACGTGTGGCTGTGGACGTCGCGCCAGTTCAAGTCGCGTTCACTAGCGACCTCTGCGGTGCGAGCAGGTCATGTCAGAGTCAACGATGCGCCGGTCAAAGCGTCATTCAAAGTGGTTCCGGGGGATGTTGTCCGCATCAGGGACCACGGTTTTGACAAAATTGTCGAGGTCGTTTCCCTGCCTCCGAAGCGGCTTGGCGCGCCATTGGCTCGCGAAGCCTACATTGATCACTCGCCACCCCGCCCTCGGATTTACGGAGGCATACCACTTCGGGATCCCGGATCAGGGCGCCCGACAAAGAAGGAGCGGCGTCAGTTGGAGGAGCTGCGCGGGGAAGAGTGGTCGAAACACTCTAGGCGTTAG
- a CDS encoding ABC transporter ATP-binding protein: MLWRVTWPYLRAHWHQVAAVIILQVASTICALFLPDLNASIIDEGVVTGDVNRVWVLGAVMLAVSAAQGITAGFAVYLAALVAMGLGADLRSKVFTRVQEFSSREVHDLGAPSLITRSTNDVQQIQMVILMIFNFMIAAPIMGVGGIVMTLRMNAQLASLLIVLVPLITIVITIAFIILNPLFRSQQDRLDRMNTVLREELSGIRVIRAFVRQDEFGNRYTGANDSLKTVALRIGAVFAVMFPLLQLIFSMATIGVVWFGGHLVDSGSMEIGALLAFISYFAMIFGATMTSSMLFFMLPRATVTSRRINEVLSTNPSVANPAPAALVPFPTERPTFAFDNVEVQYPGAEEPVLQGVDATLLPGTVTAVIGSTGSGKSTFANLLPRLMDPSAGAITVDGTDVRHFDPDTLRSHIGFVPQSAYLFSGTIASTVSGVDDPSPEQRARVERALEGAQATEFVSLLEDGLDTRVDPGGRNFSGGQRQRLTMARALYKAADLYVFDDSFSALDYATDAAIRNNLTTYVGGAAVLIVAQRIATIRHADQILVLDHGEIVARGPHDQLVRTSDTYRQIVQSQMALEEGE; this comes from the coding sequence ATGCTTTGGCGGGTAACTTGGCCCTATCTGAGGGCGCACTGGCACCAGGTGGCTGCCGTCATCATCCTTCAAGTGGCCTCCACAATCTGCGCGCTCTTCCTACCCGATCTTAACGCTTCCATCATTGACGAGGGCGTGGTGACGGGTGACGTGAACCGGGTGTGGGTTTTGGGAGCAGTAATGCTCGCAGTATCTGCAGCGCAGGGGATCACCGCGGGATTCGCCGTGTATTTGGCGGCACTGGTGGCCATGGGGCTCGGGGCAGATCTGCGCTCAAAGGTGTTCACCCGGGTGCAAGAATTCTCATCGCGAGAAGTCCACGACCTCGGCGCACCTTCGCTTATCACCAGGTCTACCAACGATGTTCAGCAGATCCAGATGGTAATTCTGATGATCTTCAACTTCATGATTGCCGCACCAATCATGGGCGTCGGCGGCATCGTGATGACGCTCCGCATGAACGCGCAGTTGGCCAGCCTCCTGATCGTCCTCGTACCACTGATCACCATCGTCATAACGATCGCCTTCATCATCCTCAATCCGCTCTTCCGCAGCCAACAGGACCGCCTCGACAGGATGAACACTGTGTTGCGCGAAGAACTCAGCGGCATCAGGGTCATCCGGGCATTCGTGCGCCAGGATGAGTTCGGCAACCGTTACACGGGCGCCAACGACTCCCTGAAGACCGTTGCCCTCCGCATCGGCGCAGTGTTCGCAGTGATGTTCCCCCTCTTGCAACTGATCTTCTCCATGGCAACTATCGGGGTTGTCTGGTTCGGTGGGCACCTTGTCGATTCCGGATCGATGGAAATCGGTGCGCTACTCGCCTTCATCTCCTACTTCGCGATGATTTTCGGCGCAACAATGACCTCTTCAATGCTGTTCTTCATGCTTCCTCGCGCAACAGTGACTTCCCGCCGCATAAACGAGGTGCTGTCAACCAACCCTTCGGTTGCCAATCCGGCGCCAGCCGCGCTTGTCCCCTTCCCCACCGAGCGCCCAACCTTCGCATTCGACAATGTTGAGGTCCAGTACCCGGGGGCTGAGGAGCCGGTGCTCCAGGGGGTCGACGCTACCTTGCTTCCGGGCACAGTCACCGCCGTGATTGGTTCCACTGGCTCCGGCAAGAGTACGTTCGCGAATCTGCTCCCGCGCCTCATGGATCCTTCAGCCGGAGCGATCACAGTCGATGGCACGGATGTTCGCCACTTCGACCCGGACACACTGCGCTCTCACATCGGGTTCGTTCCACAGTCTGCCTACCTCTTCTCAGGGACAATCGCATCCACGGTGTCCGGAGTTGACGACCCCTCACCTGAGCAGCGCGCCCGGGTTGAGCGTGCCCTCGAAGGCGCGCAGGCCACAGAGTTTGTTTCTCTGCTCGAGGACGGGCTGGACACGCGGGTGGATCCCGGCGGACGCAACTTCTCCGGGGGCCAGAGGCAACGCCTCACCATGGCGCGAGCGCTTTACAAGGCTGCAGACCTGTATGTTTTTGATGACTCCTTCAGCGCCCTCGACTACGCGACCGACGCCGCCATCCGCAACAACCTCACCACCTATGTTGGCGGTGCCGCTGTCCTTATTGTCGCGCAACGCATCGCGACCATCCGCCACGCCGACCAAATCTTGGTTCTTGATCATGGGGAGATTGTGGCGCGCGGCCCCCACGACCAACTTGTGCGGACTTCCGACACCTACCGACAGATAGTTCAGTCCCAGATGGCATTGGAGGAGGGCGAATGA
- a CDS encoding ABC transporter ATP-binding protein: MSGPGHGPGGGAGRAPAKVKDSMGTLKRVLKMLGEYKWMIGAVALFSLGGVVLSVLAPRILGDATNTVFNGYISSRMPSGATKAEVIAELRASGEVSMADMLEPMDIVPGQGVDFSALGHLLLLVAAIYVGSAFLGWASGQIARLVVQNTGWKLRQQIQEKINRLPLSYLDRHSRGDILSRVTNDVDNITQTLQQTMTQLLTSVFTIIGIATMMLTMSWSLTLVALFVLPVGAIIAGVLMKKAQPQFRKQWKATGAVSGVVEESITGHEVVTLFNLQKKFEDNFTVENQALYRSSFKAQFISNLVNPVMSFVSNLSYVVVAVGGAIMVTGGALTIGEVQAFIQYSRQFTQPIGQLASVANLLQSGLASAERVFDFLDAPDMAPDTGSDKPMKAGHVEFRNVRFGYDPEKPVIKNLNLNVEAGQMVAIIGPTGAGKTTLVNLLERFYEVDSGEILINGVNIQDIHKDTLRHHMGMVLQETWLFDGTIEENIAFGREGATREEVQKAARETSVDRLIRQLPDGYDTRISDDGDTLSVGERQLLTIARAFIAYPEMLILDEATSSVDTRTEVLVQEAMDTLRQGKTAFVIAHRLSTIRDAELILVMEDGDVVEQGTHDDLLAADGAYARLFMAQFSGPHQEE; the protein is encoded by the coding sequence ATGAGCGGCCCAGGTCACGGTCCCGGCGGCGGTGCAGGACGCGCCCCCGCAAAGGTAAAGGACTCAATGGGCACGCTCAAGCGAGTCCTCAAGATGCTTGGCGAATACAAGTGGATGATCGGTGCGGTGGCGCTGTTCAGCCTCGGTGGGGTTGTACTCTCCGTCCTCGCACCGCGCATTCTTGGCGACGCGACAAACACCGTCTTCAACGGCTACATCTCCTCACGGATGCCGTCGGGAGCGACCAAGGCGGAGGTCATCGCCGAGCTGCGTGCCAGCGGCGAAGTCAGCATGGCTGACATGCTCGAGCCAATGGACATCGTCCCCGGCCAGGGAGTCGATTTTTCAGCCCTTGGACACCTGCTTCTTCTAGTTGCAGCGATCTATGTCGGTTCTGCCTTCCTGGGGTGGGCTTCCGGCCAGATTGCCAGGCTCGTCGTTCAGAACACCGGGTGGAAGTTACGCCAACAGATTCAAGAAAAGATCAACCGGCTTCCACTTTCGTACTTGGACCGCCACAGTCGTGGCGACATTCTTTCGCGTGTCACCAACGACGTCGACAACATCACGCAGACTCTGCAGCAGACAATGACCCAACTGCTCACGTCGGTGTTTACCATCATCGGTATCGCCACCATGATGCTGACTATGTCGTGGTCGCTCACACTGGTGGCCCTCTTCGTTCTCCCCGTCGGAGCCATCATCGCCGGCGTCTTGATGAAGAAGGCCCAACCGCAGTTCCGCAAGCAGTGGAAGGCAACAGGCGCCGTCTCGGGCGTGGTTGAAGAGAGCATCACCGGCCACGAGGTCGTCACCCTTTTCAATCTTCAGAAGAAGTTCGAGGACAATTTCACCGTCGAGAACCAGGCCCTCTACCGCTCCTCTTTCAAGGCCCAGTTCATTTCCAACCTTGTCAACCCAGTGATGAGTTTCGTTTCAAACCTGTCATACGTGGTGGTAGCGGTCGGAGGTGCCATTATGGTGACCGGCGGAGCGCTGACCATCGGCGAAGTGCAGGCTTTCATCCAGTACTCACGCCAGTTCACCCAGCCGATTGGGCAGTTGGCGTCAGTTGCGAACCTGCTGCAGTCAGGACTTGCTTCAGCCGAACGCGTCTTCGATTTCCTTGATGCTCCAGATATGGCGCCCGACACGGGCAGCGACAAGCCGATGAAAGCCGGTCACGTCGAGTTCCGCAACGTCCGTTTTGGATACGACCCCGAAAAGCCCGTCATTAAGAACTTGAACCTGAACGTCGAGGCCGGACAGATGGTGGCGATCATTGGCCCCACAGGTGCCGGGAAAACCACTTTGGTCAACCTCTTGGAAAGGTTCTACGAGGTCGATTCAGGGGAGATTCTGATCAACGGTGTCAACATTCAGGACATCCACAAGGACACACTGCGCCACCACATGGGAATGGTGCTTCAAGAAACCTGGCTGTTCGACGGCACAATTGAAGAGAATATTGCTTTCGGACGGGAAGGGGCTACCCGTGAAGAGGTCCAGAAGGCTGCAAGAGAGACTTCTGTTGATCGCCTGATTCGGCAACTGCCCGACGGATACGACACGCGCATTTCGGACGATGGGGATACCCTCTCCGTCGGGGAGCGTCAGCTGCTCACCATTGCACGTGCCTTCATCGCGTACCCGGAGATGCTGATACTTGACGAAGCCACGTCCTCCGTTGATACCCGCACCGAAGTACTTGTGCAGGAGGCAATGGATACCTTGCGCCAAGGCAAGACCGCCTTCGTCATTGCTCACAGGCTGTCCACCATTCGTGATGCTGAGCTGATCTTGGTCATGGAAGACGGCGACGTTGTTGAGCAGGGGACTCACGACGACCTGTTAGCTGCAGACGGTGCTTACGCACGGCTGTTCATGGCCCAGTTCTCCGGGCCCCACCAAGAAGAGTAG
- a CDS encoding aldo/keto reductase, producing the protein MRQIPTVTTRSGVMVPQVGFGTYKVTENTAAIVTSALEVGYRHVDTAQMYGNETEVGEGWRASGLPREDIFLTSKLNNPNHAPEDARRTFEQTLIDLQTDYVDLFLIHWPVPMHYCGDFASTWAVLEEFAAEGRARSIGVSNFEAHHLEQLFQTAKTLPEVNQIESHPYFAEVELHAFNAKHGIVTEAWSPLARGTLLTDPVLERIGKEHGRSPSQVALRWGVQRGDIVLPKSSTPLRQRENLDLFGFELSDADMREIYALDRGERGRTGKHPDLMDRM; encoded by the coding sequence ATGAGGCAGATACCCACTGTCACAACGCGGAGTGGGGTTATGGTCCCCCAGGTCGGGTTTGGCACCTACAAGGTGACCGAGAATACCGCTGCGATAGTCACCAGCGCCCTCGAGGTCGGCTACCGCCATGTTGACACAGCCCAGATGTACGGAAATGAAACCGAAGTCGGTGAGGGATGGAGAGCCAGCGGCCTGCCTCGGGAAGACATTTTCCTCACCTCTAAGTTAAACAACCCCAATCACGCACCCGAGGACGCCCGGAGAACCTTCGAGCAAACACTCATTGATCTGCAGACTGACTACGTCGATTTGTTCCTAATCCACTGGCCAGTACCCATGCACTATTGCGGAGATTTTGCTTCCACCTGGGCGGTCCTTGAAGAGTTCGCTGCCGAAGGACGAGCTCGGAGCATCGGGGTGTCAAACTTTGAAGCTCACCACTTGGAACAGCTTTTCCAGACGGCAAAGACACTCCCTGAGGTTAACCAGATCGAATCTCACCCCTACTTTGCAGAGGTAGAACTACACGCATTCAACGCCAAGCACGGCATAGTGACGGAGGCATGGTCACCTCTTGCTCGTGGAACCCTTCTGACCGACCCCGTCTTGGAGCGAATCGGAAAGGAACACGGCAGATCGCCATCGCAGGTGGCTCTCCGGTGGGGCGTTCAGCGTGGCGACATCGTTCTTCCTAAGTCATCAACGCCTCTGCGCCAGCGCGAGAACCTGGATCTCTTCGGCTTTGAGTTATCTGATGCCGATATGCGGGAGATTTACGCCCTCGACCGTGGCGAACGAGGGCGGACCGGTAAGCACCCCGACCTCATGGACAGAATGTAG
- a CDS encoding polysaccharide deacetylase family protein translates to MNASILSSRRSKMLAALTVAAALTLGACTPSTGGQSGSAGGKTPEPPKITLGEYFTHPTDLVVDGLTGQKITSTTGSEARWAYLPGQQPFNGFLADTVNTQLQAQAEARGAVYTPEAHDRSAEWLERGCVPGTTALTGREILDDPRLSLPAGSDVELTVACDTILASGTNYGQKLRFVRGTATEVASDFVEIIYTNTETGEVARGRDLIKPEALPTLYDALTDLAKIERPMSGGEVLPPDAATLGDLGQSLSNVGFDTNGDILVTVDQDFIAFLAAGDPKVEILPTTLKIPAARAEEILTPLGAGISNSMAEALPWAGPAAVPSGREYVDCDLVPCVAVTYDDGPSYLTPQVLDVYAARPYAAATFFVLGQNIAGQEDILKRAYDEGNEIGNHSWSHPAFTTLDDASVAAQVNDTTAAITAVTGAPVPMLRPPYGDLNSRTLAAGGLPAILWSVDTNDWQKPGYDSIVAQSVWDATPDGIVLMHDIHEETVAAAGAVADGLLERGFTLVTVSQLFGDTQLPADYFYSAQGIRG, encoded by the coding sequence ATGAACGCAAGCATTCTTTCAAGTAGACGTAGCAAAATGTTGGCTGCTCTCACCGTGGCTGCCGCATTGACACTTGGTGCATGCACCCCATCAACCGGAGGTCAGAGCGGTAGCGCAGGCGGAAAGACACCCGAGCCACCAAAAATCACCCTGGGAGAATACTTCACCCACCCAACCGACCTGGTTGTTGATGGACTGACCGGACAAAAGATCACTTCAACTACTGGTTCTGAAGCGCGATGGGCGTACCTGCCCGGTCAGCAGCCGTTCAATGGTTTCCTTGCGGACACGGTCAACACTCAACTCCAGGCTCAAGCGGAGGCCCGTGGAGCCGTCTATACACCGGAGGCCCACGATCGCAGCGCAGAGTGGCTGGAGCGTGGTTGCGTGCCGGGAACCACCGCACTGACTGGACGTGAAATTCTTGACGACCCACGCCTCTCGCTTCCAGCTGGTAGCGACGTGGAACTTACCGTGGCTTGCGATACGATCTTGGCTTCCGGGACAAACTATGGGCAAAAGTTGCGTTTCGTCCGCGGCACTGCCACAGAGGTTGCCAGCGACTTTGTGGAGATCATCTACACGAACACGGAGACTGGCGAGGTCGCGCGCGGTCGGGATCTCATTAAACCCGAGGCGCTGCCGACTCTTTACGATGCTCTCACGGACCTGGCAAAGATTGAACGCCCCATGAGTGGCGGCGAGGTGCTGCCTCCCGACGCTGCAACCCTTGGAGACCTGGGGCAATCGCTGTCCAATGTTGGCTTCGATACGAACGGCGATATCCTTGTCACCGTCGATCAAGACTTCATAGCCTTCCTGGCGGCAGGCGACCCCAAGGTGGAAATACTCCCCACGACCCTGAAGATCCCAGCCGCCCGAGCAGAGGAGATTCTTACACCTCTCGGAGCTGGCATCTCAAACTCGATGGCGGAGGCCCTCCCCTGGGCCGGTCCCGCCGCAGTCCCTTCCGGGCGTGAATACGTCGACTGCGACCTGGTTCCCTGCGTTGCCGTTACTTACGATGATGGGCCCTCATACCTCACGCCCCAGGTCCTCGACGTCTACGCTGCTCGCCCATATGCGGCCGCTACCTTCTTCGTCCTTGGACAGAACATAGCTGGCCAAGAAGATATCTTGAAGCGGGCCTACGACGAGGGCAACGAAATTGGCAACCACTCTTGGAGCCACCCCGCGTTCACAACCCTGGATGATGCCTCCGTCGCCGCACAGGTGAACGACACAACCGCCGCCATCACTGCGGTAACCGGAGCTCCTGTGCCTATGTTGCGCCCACCCTACGGAGACCTGAACTCACGCACGCTGGCCGCGGGTGGCCTGCCAGCAATCCTCTGGTCTGTGGACACTAATGACTGGCAGAAGCCTGGATACGACTCAATCGTGGCGCAGTCTGTTTGGGATGCGACACCCGATGGAATCGTCCTCATGCACGACATCCACGAAGAGACTGTGGCGGCCGCTGGAGCAGTTGCAGACGGACTGCTTGAGCGCGGGTTTACGCTGGTCACGGTGTCCCAGTTGTTTGGAGACACACAACTGCCTGCAGATTACTTCTACTCTGCACAGGGTATTCGGGGTTAG